From Phycisphaerae bacterium:
CTATCAGTTGCAGGGTGGGAGGCAGTGCGTGGTGGACACAGTTGTCGGCGGGGAGATCACCGGATGGTCCGCCTTTGTCGAACCCCATCGACATACGGCCACTTGCGTCGCCCGCGCATCCGGTCGTGCGTTGTATCTCGAGGCCGCCCCCATGCGAGCGCTCTGCGAGAAGGACAGCCTTCTTGGTTATCGCTTGCTCAAGCAGGTCGCCAAGACGCTGAGCAGTCGCTTGGAGAGCGCCAGGCTTCAACTGGTAGCAACCGGCTAACACGTCTGCCGGTCGCGTTCGACCTGGGCGTCGGTCGTCGGCCAGCGGCGGTGCCGGTTGCGCAGCCCGATCTCGCAACGGGCCAGGGAGGGCGACAGGAGATCACAATCATGAGCCGCCGAATTCTTTTGATCGATGACGACCCGGACATGCATCTGGTGATGAAGATGATCCTGGAGCCGGAGGGTTACGAGGTCACGTGCTGTCGAACGGGATCACACGGTCTGGAGACCATGCGGCGGCAGCGTCCCGATCTCGTTCTGCTGGACATCATGCTTGCGGACCCTTCTGAGGGCCTGAGAGTCGCCTGCGAGATGCGACACGACGAGAAGCTCAAGGGGATTCCGATCATCATGATCTCGGCCATCGGTGAGCAGATCGGACAGGATTACTACAGCGAGGTGTGCCCGGGCACGGCGTCGGGCGATTTATTCCTGGAGAAGCCGTTCGACCCGCCCACGGTCCGTGAAGCGGTGAAATGGATTCTCGAACGGCCGGCCGTGGAGTCTTAACCTGAGAACACCGGCGACATTGAATCAATCCTGGGGTGCGGCGGGGGCTTCTGATTCCTCAAGCACCACCTGACTGGCGCGTGTATTGCGGACCTGCGGTTGACGGATGCTGCCGGAGGGCGAGGGGAAGGTGAGCGTGAAGCTCGATCCCTGGCCGGGACATGAACTCACGACGATCTGCCCGCCCGCCTGCTCGACGACCTCACGGACGATGGAAAGGCCCAAGCCGGTGCCGGGAATTCCTGCCGCGACCACGTTTCCACCTCGTCGAAACGCATCGAAAACCGCCTCGTGGCCCGGCTCGCCGTCCGGCGACACCGCAAGGTGGGGATCGATTCCCATACCGGTGTCGGTGACATTGACGAGCACGGCCATGAGTTCGCCGTTGGATCGCTCCGGCATCACGGTTACGGTCACGCTACCCGGGCCGGGCGTATACTTGATGGCGTTATCGATCAGGTTGCCGATACAATCACGCAGGTCTCGCGGGTCGACACAAACCGTCAGTTCTTCGTCGGACGGCATGGAACAGACCAACTTGATCTGTTTGCTGTCTGCCAGGGGTCTGAACCGTCCGAACAGTTCGTTGACGGTTTCCCGGACATCGGACCCTGATTGCCGGTGACGGGAAGGGTCTGCCTCCTGCACTCGTGCCAGCGTGAGCAGCTCGGTGACCTGGGCGATGCCTTCCTGACACCGATGAATGATCTTCTCGCAAGTTCCGGAGACCGCCTCGGGCGGCACCAACCCCGTTCGAACCAGCTCGACCATGGTTTGAATCGCCGCCAAGGGGCTTTTGAGCTGATGTGCCGCCGTCTGCATGAAGCGGGATCGACGGCGCTGCAGGTCCTGGATGGCCCGTTGTGATTGCTTCAGTGCGGCATTCGCCTGTTGGAGTTGGCGCTCCTGGGTCTGGAAGTGGCCCGCGATGTGCAGTGTAAAGTAGAGCGTGCCGAAAATGCCGCATGCGACCACGACCAGAGCCGCCAGGACGTATTCCGGCCGAGCATAGAGCCCCACGGAAACGGACGGCAGGAAGTCATAATGGGGTGCGAGCCACCCGCGCCATTCACCGATGACCAGCACGGCATAAAGCGCCCACGCCCAGATGCCCTGCAGCACGGCATGCCATCTCTTGAGAAGCAAGGAGACAATGGACATGTGGAACAGGTAAAAGATCGCCACCGGATTCTCGACACCGCCGGTGTATCGCAAAATGGCGGTTAACAGTAACAGGTCGGTGGCCACTTGGGCGTTCGCGAACCATGCGAGCCGCTCGATTTGTGCGCGAAGGGCCTTCGGATCGCGAGTCACGTGACGAAACAGGGATCGTGAGACGATGAGCCACACAAGGTTGACCAGGGCCAGCACGATCAGGACGACGGCCAAGTCAAAGGGACGCTGAGTAACCGGTGCGACGAAGCGCTCCAAGGCCAGAGCGGCCACGGCGCCGGCGAGGAAGATCCACCTCAGGCGAATGAACCAGTGCAGACGAAGCATGGGGACAAGGGCCACCGCGCGCGGATCGCCTTCCAGGTGGGCAAGCACTTGGATCCAATCCGTCTTTTCGACTTCCGGACTGCGCATGACGTCGTCCTCGACAACCGGTCTGACTTGAATCAACATGAGGACTATGCGGCGGCAACGAGCTTGGGAGCCGGGACTCCCCTGCCCGACGTGGCGCGTCGCTTCCAGTGCCCGCCCCAATTGACATGCCGACCGCACAGTCGGTCATTATAACCGAAGTCAAGTCGATTGCCTTGCTCAATGGGCGGGGAATTGTGTGCCACCGATGCCTCTGGGCCCGTGGTTGCTCTTCAGCTTGCGACGGTGGCGACGGCCTCCTCAAACACATTGAGACCGACTTCCAACTGGGCCTGGTTGATACACAGCGGCGGGCAAAAACGGATGGTGGTATCGCCGCAGCCCCACAAAAGGAGGCCGCGCCGGAATGATTCGGTGATGATGCGTTCGCGGAGTTGCGCGGCCGAGGTCTGCGAACGGCGGGGCTTGCGGACATCTACTGCCAGCAGAAAACCCATACCCCGAGGCGAGCCGAGGCAGCGTCGGCGACCATCGATCTGTTCGAGCTTGGAGATGAAGATCGGCGCAAGCCGGGCGGCATTCGCAATCAGGTGCTTTTCGAGGGCCTCAACCGAAGCGAGCGAGGCGGCAGAACTCACCGGATTGCCCACGTAGGGAGCGGTGACCAAGCCTTCGTCACTGCTTAACAGGGTTTCAGGGGCGATCAGGGCGTGAATCGGCATGCCGCTGTTCAAGCCGGTTGCCGCGAGGAGTACGTCGGCCTGGGTGGCGAAATGTTCACAGCCGAACATGCGGCCGGTACGACCCATGCCGGTGCG
This genomic window contains:
- a CDS encoding response regulator, translated to MSRRILLIDDDPDMHLVMKMILEPEGYEVTCCRTGSHGLETMRRQRPDLVLLDIMLADPSEGLRVACEMRHDEKLKGIPIIMISAIGEQIGQDYYSEVCPGTASGDLFLEKPFDPPTVREAVKWILERPAVES
- a CDS encoding cyclic nucleotide-binding domain-containing protein, with product MVPVETLRSLACLAGVPVDSLKALAAIAEERDFKAGEVLWHEGDPVRWMCVVRQGEIDVIYQLQGGRQCVVDTVVGGEITGWSAFVEPHRHTATCVARASGRALYLEAAPMRALCEKDSLLGYRLLKQVAKTLSSRLESARLQLVATG
- a CDS encoding HAMP domain-containing sensor histidine kinase, which gives rise to MLIQVRPVVEDDVMRSPEVEKTDWIQVLAHLEGDPRAVALVPMLRLHWFIRLRWIFLAGAVAALALERFVAPVTQRPFDLAVVLIVLALVNLVWLIVSRSLFRHVTRDPKALRAQIERLAWFANAQVATDLLLLTAILRYTGGVENPVAIFYLFHMSIVSLLLKRWHAVLQGIWAWALYAVLVIGEWRGWLAPHYDFLPSVSVGLYARPEYVLAALVVVACGIFGTLYFTLHIAGHFQTQERQLQQANAALKQSQRAIQDLQRRRSRFMQTAAHQLKSPLAAIQTMVELVRTGLVPPEAVSGTCEKIIHRCQEGIAQVTELLTLARVQEADPSRHRQSGSDVRETVNELFGRFRPLADSKQIKLVCSMPSDEELTVCVDPRDLRDCIGNLIDNAIKYTPGPGSVTVTVMPERSNGELMAVLVNVTDTGMGIDPHLAVSPDGEPGHEAVFDAFRRGGNVVAAGIPGTGLGLSIVREVVEQAGGQIVVSSCPGQGSSFTLTFPSPSGSIRQPQVRNTRASQVVLEESEAPAAPQD